Proteins from a single region of Aquirhabdus parva:
- a CDS encoding P22 phage major capsid protein family protein, with product MFLEESTFVKSINRDREQEFGKDRGGYTAGESVRIKIPPTPVVTDGDVWSPTDAAKNAVEETILLKVDTPKHVGLKFGSIEQALKFGEYNAKGGFKERILKPAVKALVSVVEADMLQRAIILTNNFVANTGPLTTLSPYDNARAALQRNLCPEDNRQSLITSNMNVGLVSASRQLFNSQKDLAKQYTEGWIGRYAGFDFHEHQSLYRSTNGTQVAGVTVSGASQTGGTLTIGGVTNGTIFKAGMIFTMTGVNMLHPLTKQDTGNLMQFVVLADATMGGTTGALTIYPKITPAGTANANVTASPAGGAGLTFVGAANQTIEQGLAYQGDAYAAAFVPQKLLAGCVGSTFDAGTFSIRCMTFGDGVNNFEGTRLDVLYGFTGVRNNWAVRTGVGL from the coding sequence ATGTTTCTTGAGGAATCAACTTTTGTTAAATCGATCAACCGTGATCGAGAGCAAGAGTTCGGAAAAGACCGAGGCGGTTATACAGCTGGTGAGTCTGTCCGTATTAAAATCCCTCCTACACCCGTTGTCACCGATGGCGACGTGTGGTCACCAACTGATGCCGCAAAAAATGCGGTTGAAGAAACCATTTTGCTGAAAGTCGATACGCCTAAACACGTAGGGCTCAAATTCGGTTCAATTGAACAGGCTTTGAAGTTTGGTGAGTACAACGCAAAAGGCGGTTTTAAAGAGCGTATCTTGAAGCCTGCTGTTAAGGCGCTTGTTTCTGTCGTTGAAGCGGACATGTTGCAACGTGCAATTATTCTCACAAATAACTTTGTGGCGAATACTGGCCCGCTGACCACGCTGTCGCCATATGACAATGCCCGAGCTGCGCTGCAACGCAATCTTTGCCCTGAGGATAACCGTCAATCCTTAATCACCAGTAATATGAACGTTGGGCTTGTTTCGGCATCACGCCAGTTATTTAATTCGCAAAAAGACCTTGCCAAGCAATATACCGAAGGCTGGATTGGTCGCTATGCTGGCTTTGATTTTCATGAGCATCAATCGCTGTATCGCTCGACCAATGGTACGCAGGTTGCGGGTGTCACCGTATCGGGTGCTTCGCAAACGGGCGGAACATTGACGATTGGCGGCGTGACCAATGGCACGATCTTTAAGGCTGGCATGATCTTCACCATGACAGGTGTGAACATGTTGCATCCTCTGACCAAGCAAGATACTGGCAATCTCATGCAGTTTGTCGTACTTGCTGATGCGACGATGGGCGGTACTACTGGTGCGTTAACGATCTATCCTAAGATCACACCAGCAGGAACTGCGAATGCCAATGTGACGGCTTCACCAGCAGGTGGCGCAGGTTTAACTTTCGTTGGTGCTGCAAACCAGACCATCGAGCAAGGGTTAGCCTATCAGGGCGATGCTTACGCGGCGGCTTTTGTACCTCAGAAGCTACTTGCAGGATGTGTTGGTAGCACTTTTGATGCGGGTACCTTCTCAATTCGCTGCATGACCTTTGGTGATGGTGTGAATAACTTTGAAGGTACACGCCTTGATGTGTTGTACGGCTTTACGGGCGTTCGCAATAATTGGGCTGTGCGCACAGGCGTAGGCTTGTAA